The genomic DNA cgatattaaagtatagatatatagaacacgtgttaaaagttcgcgtaagagtgaaaatattatagtatagaagttttgtgacaacattgtgaaaaattgtcgtttattaatttattagtttattcaaagaagtataaaatacatttttaatttttttaaagctctttggtttattgtctctcctgaaaattattatatactttctctgctccatattatataatgctttcatttgctgtaggcattgtatttatgcaataaatcgaaattgaattgaactgaatgtacgcacagctaatctcaagaaggtatagcacgcgctaaaagatatgaaaaatctgtaatcccctgttcatatagtaaaaatattcgtgatagttattatgaataacctttacactacattagtgtcactttatcctaaatcttttctaaaagactttttcCTATGGcgtgcttgttttattcttaggttttccactttttattttaaaaatctgacatttattaaatcagccagtcagtcccttttgagaaaccttgagaagtcataattcgcacatactttattacacaatgactggctcgggggcaaataggtcacacttccaattaacagcctctggtgtcataaaaagataccttttacattgtcaagtatgtttgctagtttgtttttctgtccatttttcatcagtgtgtgacaatatgtttttgaaatgttcattacatagcaaaattaattttaacaagttaaataagattaataataataatgaaaaacgcatttttacatctatttataataactgaaaatgaaattgtcaagtttgtaagcacttttaaaaaatatatttttttcctgctttctattttttaagataatagtagtttcatgtacatgtatgttatgctcgcctaatatacatgattttgtgtatttatatttgtttttatgtctcagtttctttaatgtaaaatataaagaagataatatagtgttgatcatattttcatatactatgccaaagaagtataaaacacttttttatagctctttgactatgcaaaataaaagaataaataacgtagtgtcttctttttttccgttccgtattttacattattgaaaaacagaattaaaccaagttgatgactatatttgctgttgttgttttacttaaaattggtgaaaaataaatcacccttcccactacgtgtttacaggagatctctaatctataatccttgtttttttatgatcggcacctcccgtgatacgataagcggagatagccgaatcATAACGAtctaaaaatatccgatagtgatcgatatttagctagacggtcgaagggagacaacaaggtatagcgttgatctcaataaacaaggaaagataatagaatcgatttttgcccaattcttcagtatggaTAAATGTAATAATAACTTAAAcggtttattttataattttaagaatttgcaTAAGAATTCTTTGATTGTTAACAGCCAACTTTTTTATGACAACGTAATATTTGAATCTATTCAGAACAGATTCGTTCTGTTTCTTGTTATGAATTAAAGTTACATACAAacttatttatgtacatatttagaGCTATCAGTAACGCTcctgatttttgtttgtttgtttccttATACACAATATCCAAGTGTGTTTGTTGAAACTGAAtagaatgttttaattttattcataaaaagtaATTCACGTACATACTTTGTGTAACACAGTTATAAGAATTGAGCTCCTGCATGTATCTCTTACATATGGTCTTAGGTACATGTGTACTATACTGGACTTCTTGGGAACCAGACACTGGTCATACATGATTACTTAGGAGGTGCTTGATTGGAAATTGAAAGATGATAAACATAGAACTTTTATCGAGTGTATATTACTATTCCATCAAAACAGAAGGTGTGAACGAAATCTTAATACATCGAGCTTAAGAAAAGCAGGATTAAACATAGAACATGTACATGAATTTCAAGTTATCAACGTACAAAATGATAACGTACTCACCTAATTGTCacaaatctttaaaattaatataacCAAACTTTAAGATTACAATTatgaaagaagaaaaatgaatatataaaattaaccacaaaaaaaacaaaaaaaacaaaaataaaacaagatatccgggaatgtttataaattgtattttgatACTTCGACAAACAAATGTTGAGTTTTTCTCAACTCGGAGCTAGAGGCCGTGGACGGTAGGGTCATGTTTTTCGTGTTGGGCAACCTTTGGAatttccaccttttctatttaTAAGTACAAAAAGTGTCTTATTGCTGATAGAACTAAGATATTTGTTACTTACCTACTTACTTATCTAATAATAATTAGATGATGTCCTATATATCCGACAGTTTATCACGTGAATcgtaagaaaataattttctgatatagaaagggccataactataaCAGAATGCTTGAAAGAGTTGTAGTTCAAAACTTCTTACTCACATCATGAAGGTAAATATTTAAGGTTTAAACGAAACGCTGTTGATGTTATAATAATCAAGAAATGTTGACCTAAGATAACTGTAGCCAAGAAATGCTAattgtttatgtacaaaaatacCATGCATTGCATGTTTTCGTTTAGAATTGTTGATACAACAgggagtttgtttgtttgtattgagtttaacgccgtttttcaacaatatttcagttatgtaacggcgggcagttaacctaaccagtgttcctggattctgtatcagtacaaacctgttctctgcaagtaactgccaacttccccacatgaatcagaggtggaggacgaatgatttcagactcgatgtcttttatcaaatcgtcacggagaacatacgcctcgcccagggctcgaactcacgactccgtgatccgtagatctgcgctctcccacAACAGGGATTGAACAGATTAAAACAGTCAAATTTAACATGTCCAAACATATCATTCAAAAAGCTTTAAAAGTACCAAAAGTGCACGCCttctaatctggaatcctttatCAGCCATTGGCATCTACACCATACATGGAAATTTAGCTTGCAAATAAACCATTGTATCTTGAAAATCGAATTTTTATGAATAGTTGTTCAACTTTGGTGTCTGCTTTTTGTTAACAAACCGGTTTCTGTTTATTATCATTGGGAATTAAGTTAAAAAACGAATACCTATCTATCTATtaggtctgtctgtctgtctgtctgtctgtctgtctatatgCCTTGTAGAAACATTACTATGTTCAGTTGTTTTTTCATTGCTTTTTGTTGTAGTATGTGGAGACGGGGAGGGAGAAATGGTCGTGTATCGAGAAAATAGTGATTTCCTGAACATATAAAGAAAAACCtctaaaacagattttaaaataatctgCAAAGAAAACATCAGagaaaaatttctgtgtttttcaTATTCGAGAAGCAAGAGCTAATTGCTTAAAGCTTGTCAGATAGACATATAGATCTGGAGTCATATATCTGTATATCAAATTGTTCTGATTTATGAACAAATATAGACTTATGATCACATGCTTTTTGCGACATGGAAACCTGATGACGGTGAATAGTAAAGCATTAGGTAGTACTAGTATTATTATTGATCAATGCAATTGAAACTGCACGTTGACCATTTAGAATGTGTTTTGCCTTCAATTAAGATTGTTTACTAACATATCACAAATACTGTTATACTTGCCTGTGAATCCTGTTTATAGGCACAACTTGAAATATTGTAATTGCAATGATTACAAATTGCTTGCAAAACTTAATTAATCTTTTAAGTAAAAAAGAGCCgtaatttgaatatatttcatgCAAGGTATCTCTAAGTAAGAAGGATGCAttgtatgaataaaatctgtgagaagatcCTTCCGAAGCATAGAACGCAAATGAGCAACATATTAGCACAatcggtttgattcagtctgttcatgacaagtaatgtgtgtgtgtgtgtgtgtgtgcgtgtgcgtgtgcgtgtgcgtatgcgtgtgcgtgtgcgtgagcgtgagcgtgtgcgtgtgcgtgtgcgtgtgcgtgttcgggtttaacgtctttttcaacaatttttcagtcatataaacgacggtgtctacttgcagcagtgagcacaatgcccaactttatagtgctgcctcactgatatttcacgccgtagacacgtggcatgataccccacctagtcacattatactgacaccgggctgacaagtcctagcactatcctcttaatgctgagcgccaagcgaggaaggtactagtaccattttttacgtctttggtatgacgcggccggggattgaacccacgacctaccgcactcaaagcggacgctctaccactaggctaccgaagcggtaaagaaatgtgcaacacgccccCTAACAACGACCAAAGTAggattctattacatagatattgaatgcaCGCCACAatttcaaaggaccagaaaaatatcacaacactgagtccaagtatggGGATACATTTTACAGCCGTCACACGGTACTATACTGATGTTGTGATAATtgataaagtctgtaaaaagtttCTTTGccagcatagaacgcaaccaaacaacataatggcagacttggtttgaatgagtctgtgtTAATGAGAGGTCATGACCCCTTAGCACCGGCCCATGTGGAAGTTTCAATATTTACAGAGATGGAGCTTGATAGTTAGTTGCAAGCAAAACTTTTActaaattttctaagtctaaaaagggtgATATTTTACATTATACCCAAGCAAAAGTTATCTGACCTGAATGCTTCAGCAGCTTTGATGACCGTAAAGCattgtgtgaagttccaatccaGTATAtatagtggttactgagatacagcttcATAGGTAGTTGAACGCACAGCTTTAACCGAATTTTCCAAGTTAACAAATTGGTCATAATTTGcattaaattcaaccaagagttatcttacTTGGTTATCTGAGTAGGTTTAATGACTGGGAAGCACTTAAGTCTATCTTAAGCTCATAGAAATATGTCCTaatattggtaaaataaaaaaaataaaaaaaataaaaaaacacccAAGGTATGCGTTCAATTCTAAAGAAAAAAGTAATAtcacacacatttttttcaaatattaactatTAAAAATGCGCCACAGAATAACTGCATTCTTTTCTATTAttaaacatgatttgcatgaaacaGTGAGAATTATGCGTATCTACTAACAAACTGACTGTGATGTATAATATGCAAAGACAATATGTTTAAagtctaaatattttattgaatgaatgcaGTATTATGAGTTTTCACCAGACTTCTTTCTATAGGGTACGATAGTTATATATAGATTCTATGTTTTTAAACCTACACTAAAAACAACTGAcagaataagtttgcagatgaagttataaAAGCACACATTATTTCAGGAAGGGCTTCAATTGTCCACCTGCCATCATGCAAAATAGCTGTCTATCTTAACCTCAgcgaaatatgttttcatatttctaaaatgaaaaaataactaaGGTATGCGTACGTATGAATTCAATTCTAAAGAAAAAAGTAATGTCACACACATTtcttcaaatatctattaaaaacgCGCCACAGAAGagctgtattcttttgtatttctatgAAGGTAATTAAACAtgattttgcataaaaaattgagaaatatgcaTATCTACTAATAAATTGACTGTGATGTATAATatgccaagacaatgtgtttaaagCCTAAAAAGGTCAGAATACTAAGTAACTGataacacaaaatatgaaatgtatttgattcgccttttattttaagatatttacacTGTCAGATATGACATTCAAATATGTATGGTATCAGTCATAAAACTATTTTGCCATCACCGAATGTTTTGATCTTGACACATTTTCTCTCCTGAGTTTagatttaaacatttatcattgttGATTTTCTATTACAATTGCTGACATTGTttctttttgcttaaaatatagTCTGTGTTTTGTTATAAGAAAAGAAGAACAGGCAATATATTCAAAACAAGAATAACATCCTGTGATAAATTATAATCAATATTATATGATAGATGACTTTACTATTACAACTGTGATCTGGGAAATACTGTGATAATTTATTATGCTAAGTAACTTGTATTGACATGAAgtgcacaaataaaattattatcattattataatgttTTAGCATCTGCTGCACAAAAAACCCAGGCAGTCTTAAACTATTGTGCTAACTTGGAATAAACTGATACATATGCAAGCAAATGACTTATTCATTattttaagtcaaatatttttacGAAACTAGCTCCATTTGTGTCTTTACGTTCactaatatacattttactttgtTCTTCACAAATAAGAACACTCATTGTTAAGTTTTCCTGCATGAGAGGCAGCATTTCACTTGTACCAGGTACGATCATGTTCACCCTCTCTTTACCACAAACAACAACAGTTCCGGTTGTTGTCACTGCTAGTCCTGATGGATATGTCAAGCTCTCGCCTTTTATTTTAGCTTTAAGTTCCCCGTCTATTCCGAGTTCATACACTGCATGGTTATCAATGTCTGACACAAACATACTCCTATCATCACTCAGGGAGATATATTGTGGACACTTAAACATGCTTGTATCACTGACTTCATGAAGAATATGCCCTTCCATGTCTAGTACCTGAACAGCAGGAGGCTTATAGAATGACACTGCGATTTTACTACTATGATAATCAATTCCAATGCACCCTTTCCGGACTTTCAGACTGTGACTCTCAGACAGCCCATTGTTAAGTGTTCACAAACAGGATTTTCCCTTCCTTTGGTAAAGTTGTAGCAGCCTTTTCAGAATTGATTACAGTTACATCATATGGTTTTCCTGGCGGTTTAAACCTTGACGTGACCTTACCATTGCTCACATTTAGAATTTTCAGAGAACTGTTCTCGCAATCTGCAAGCAAAATGTCGTCACATGAAACCATTGCCATTCCCGTAATCCAACATTTTCCTTCCTTTGCAGCTTGAACGTTCGTCTTCCCAACCAAGTTTGCTTCCATTTCAACGATACTCCTCCTACTCCGACCAGGAAATTTCTTGATAATTGTACCAATGTTTCCCAGAGGAGAGTGGTTCGTTTTAAGAGCCATCATTTCTTTGGATGGTTCAAATCtgcaaatatttatttgactTCCAGAAGCAATATTTTGATTTACTTCCAGCCAGTGTTTCAACCTTTTCTGTATACGTTTAGATGTAGCAAACAACTGATTAACCTTCTCTGAATATTGATCTAGTTTACTTTGAAACTGTCCTAATTCATTTTCTAAGGATTCACATTCTTCTTGAAGTTTTTTTTGTAGCGAAACATCTTTAGCAGTGAGTTCTTCAACCTCTTCTATAAGGTCAGTCTCCACTTGGTCCAGGTAAATGTTCATCTCTTTGCGGAAGATTTTAATTTCCTTAATTACTTTGGCCTTCATTTCATCTACGGCTTCAAGACTGCACTTTATTTCATGTTTGCAAGAAGCAAGGTTTTTCTTCAGATGATCAATTTTATGTCTAATTCTAATTAGCTCTTCACTCTTGCCATAGTTACTGGATACATTAGCAATCAACTGAACCTTGCAGGATTTATGTTCCAGAACCATGCAGTCTCCACAGCCTACACAATCATGTTCCTCACAATAAAACTTCACTATTTCAGTCTTATGATCAGCACATATTTCGATACATGGGTCGCTTCGAGTCAGAACTGTCGGCATTTCATCCTTGGATTTGATAACATGATTCTTCGTCACGGCCAACTTCCGGTGAGCTTTAATGCAGGAAGCTAGTACAAATAAATTCATTTCAAGTCTCACAGTAACCCTCTGCTGGTACCGTGTCATCGTCGCCCTGGCATGGCTGGCATAAAATAAAAGCTTGATTAGTCCCATTTTTGGAAGATTCTGTACGTCCAGGAACTTCCATTATTAAGAGTGTTTAGTTTAGATTGTGTcattaattttaaacaataatttaaacaGTTAGGTATTTAATCCGTAACAGTTAATATGTATTCTTTAATTGTACGTAACACTGTCTCATGTTTCCGCAGATAATGAGTGGCATCCatataaactgtaaaatatttttgtttgtattttcagaAAACTTATCACCGGGAAGTTATAGGTCATAAAATGATACGTGaccaaagggaggtaatacatttaataatttaatagaCTGGTGCCCGTGTTTTACTCTCTACGTTTCATCGTACAGCCGTAGTTTCACAACCAGTCGGGAACCAGGCAAATCATTTAATATCATAAAGGATTCAATGACTGTTATGATAAAATGTTATGATTAAAATGGTTTATTTCATACAAGAATTTGCATTcgaattttatgatttttgtgaCCTGACTTTTCTATCACGGCATAAtacttgaattaaaaaaaaaatacatactcaTTTTTTTCGGAAATACCTGTGTATATAGCCCCTTATTTTAATCTAACACTAATAGGACAGACTTGTTCAATTTCTTGGTTTGAATTAAACTAAGTTACACACAAACCAATTTctgtacaaatgtaaaactatTGATAATGCTTCTTACGTTTTGTTGCAGCGGAGTTGAATATTTTGgttctatttgttttataaaaagcaAATTTACGTACACTACACTTAGGTGTGCTCGACAGGTAGGACAGAGAGACCTCTTATT from Mercenaria mercenaria strain notata chromosome 11, MADL_Memer_1, whole genome shotgun sequence includes the following:
- the LOC128546951 gene encoding E3 ubiquitin-protein ligase TRIM33-like, translated to MTRYQQRVTVRLEMNLFVLASCIKAHRKLAVTKNHVIKSKDEMPTVLTRSDPCIEICADHKTEIVKFYCEEHDCVGCGDCMVLEHKSCKVQLIANVSSNYGKSEELIRIRHKIDHLKKNLASCKHEIKCSLEAVDEMKAKVIKEIKIFRKEMNIYLDQVETDLIEEVEELTAKDVSLQKKLQEECESLENELGQFQSKLDQYSEKVNQLFATSKRIQKRLKHWLEVNQNIASGSQINICRFEPSKEMMALKTNHSPLGNIGTIIKKFPGRSRRSIVEMEANLVGKTNVQAAKEGKCWITGMAMVSCDDILLADCENSSLKILNVSNGKVTSRFKPPGKPYDVTVINSEKAATTLPKEGKILFVNT